One stretch of Leptospira mtsangambouensis DNA includes these proteins:
- a CDS encoding DUF4468 domain-containing protein, with protein MMAKRLILLSVFFLFFQNSMCLKLWIVSSKYRTTEDARDHKTYQKTRSFLKAKQWLEYKLDPELSKIELENQDTGELKGIGLIKCYVPYGIGEVDANEHEFEYVVKIRDGHAEMQINKIFSFIRDPNDIVLNYGPKNEKVAKITIRSCFRPLMDDFFEFIK; from the coding sequence ATGATGGCAAAACGACTCATCCTTTTATCTGTATTTTTCCTGTTCTTTCAAAACTCAATGTGTTTGAAACTTTGGATTGTTTCTTCCAAATACCGCACCACGGAAGACGCAAGAGACCACAAAACCTACCAAAAAACTCGAAGTTTTCTAAAAGCAAAACAATGGTTGGAATACAAATTAGATCCTGAACTTTCCAAAATCGAATTGGAAAACCAGGATACGGGCGAACTCAAAGGCATTGGTCTGATTAAATGTTACGTTCCCTATGGAATTGGGGAAGTGGATGCCAATGAACATGAATTTGAATACGTAGTTAAAATTCGAGATGGGCATGCAGAGATGCAGATCAACAAAATCTTTTCTTTCATTCGTGATCCGAATGATATTGTCCTAAATTATGGACCAAAAAATGAGAAGGTTGCTAAAATTACCATTAGGTCTTGTTTTAGGCCCTTGATGGATGATTTTTTTGAATTTATTAAATAA
- the dapF gene encoding diaminopimelate epimerase, with protein MKINFTKMEGIGNDYVYIDATKNDIRLSPEQIQKLSDRNFGIGGDGVIFIRNSKTGEFQMDMYNSDGSSSEMCGNGVRCVGKFVFDHGLTKNQKPTIETGKGVLTLDLKTGNNGKVEMVTVDMGEPILKPSLVPIVWTGDEPVINQVLEVQGKHYHFTAVSMGNPHCVIYVDDADAFPVREIGPLIENHPLFPRRVNVEFVSVRGKDHLYQRTWERGAGETLACGTGACAVTVASILNGKTGRSVKIDLRGGTLNIEWKENGSVMMTGPAKEVFSGEVEV; from the coding sequence ATGAAAATCAACTTCACCAAAATGGAAGGAATTGGAAATGACTATGTGTATATCGATGCCACGAAAAACGATATTCGTTTGAGTCCAGAACAAATCCAAAAACTATCCGACCGCAATTTCGGAATTGGTGGAGACGGGGTGATTTTTATTCGTAACTCAAAAACCGGTGAGTTCCAAATGGACATGTACAACTCGGATGGAAGTTCTTCCGAGATGTGTGGGAACGGAGTCCGTTGTGTCGGAAAATTTGTTTTTGACCATGGTCTGACTAAAAACCAAAAGCCAACCATTGAAACTGGTAAAGGTGTTCTCACCCTCGACCTAAAAACAGGAAACAATGGCAAAGTAGAAATGGTAACTGTGGATATGGGTGAACCCATCCTCAAACCATCCCTTGTTCCCATTGTATGGACAGGTGACGAACCAGTCATCAACCAAGTCTTGGAAGTCCAAGGAAAACATTATCATTTTACAGCTGTTAGTATGGGGAACCCACATTGTGTGATTTATGTGGACGATGCCGATGCCTTCCCTGTGCGGGAGATTGGACCCCTCATTGAAAACCACCCACTTTTCCCAAGAAGAGTGAACGTGGAATTTGTATCGGTTCGGGGAAAGGACCATCTTTACCAAAGGACTTGGGAAAGAGGAGCAGGGGAAACCTTGGCTTGTGGGACAGGAGCCTGTGCTGTGACAGTTGCTTCCATCTTAAATGGTAAAACTGGACGATCCGTAAAAATTGATCTTCGTGGTGGAACTCTCAATATCGAATGGAAAGAAAACGGATCGGTGATGATGACTGGGCCTGCGAAGGAAGTGTTTTCTGGAGAAGTAGAAGTTTAA
- a CDS encoding methyltransferase domain-containing protein produces the protein MKSCILCQSSDSKTVFNENGTPILECKNCGHVYSSYEQEEHYEGYWDGAEQTYDLKWWDDAHRAVYSDFISTYLKQEKGNLLDVGCGLGFFVKAVLTKKPGWSAVGYEISKQAVKFANEQNGMKTVYAGLVQDSKLPNESFDIITLWDVIEHIPKPHSLLTYLHGLLKPGGILFLQTPNFPIQLAKANLKVKLKGMQEGVHYLEAKDHVNNYKMHTLAELGKQCGFIEPKYKVLMPILSVSGSKSKLAVYLKLAYYYFTKLIFVLSFRTINWNNTLFLTLVKP, from the coding sequence ATGAAATCTTGTATCCTTTGCCAATCTTCCGACTCCAAAACCGTTTTCAATGAAAATGGAACCCCCATTTTAGAATGTAAAAACTGTGGTCATGTCTATTCCTCTTATGAACAAGAAGAACATTACGAAGGTTATTGGGACGGAGCAGAACAAACCTATGATTTAAAATGGTGGGATGATGCACACCGAGCTGTGTATTCCGATTTCATTTCAACTTACTTAAAACAGGAGAAAGGAAACCTTCTCGATGTGGGTTGTGGGCTTGGATTTTTTGTGAAGGCAGTGCTTACCAAAAAACCAGGTTGGTCTGCCGTTGGTTATGAAATTTCCAAACAAGCTGTCAAATTTGCCAACGAACAAAATGGAATGAAAACGGTTTATGCAGGTCTTGTCCAGGATTCCAAACTACCGAATGAAAGTTTTGATATCATCACACTTTGGGACGTGATCGAACACATTCCCAAACCACATTCTTTACTCACTTACCTACACGGACTCCTGAAACCCGGTGGAATTCTATTTTTACAAACTCCGAATTTTCCGATCCAACTAGCAAAAGCAAATCTAAAGGTAAAACTAAAAGGGATGCAGGAAGGAGTTCATTACTTAGAAGCCAAAGACCATGTGAACAATTACAAAATGCACACATTGGCAGAACTAGGAAAACAATGTGGATTTATTGAACCAAAATACAAAGTGCTCATGCCCATCCTTTCTGTATCAGGAAGCAAAAGTAAACTTGCCGTTTATTTAAAGTTAGCTTATTATTATTTTACGAAACTAATTTTTGTTCTGAGTTTTAGAACCATCAACTGGAACAATACTTTATTTTTGACGCTTGTGAAGCCATAA
- a CDS encoding MFS transporter, with translation MNQTKLKLPIKMGYGLAETGITAVQLFTQIYLLKFYTEIVGLNSSLAGIALSISVIWDAVSDPLMGRISDHTHSKWGRRRPYILFGGVLLSLAVLLLFSPPHLTTQIGKFSYLLSVYLFVNTAMTIISVPHIALGGELSFERNERTSVFGWRLFFSNIGMLVGMIVPAAILQSLGDESSKENIILSRTTAGEIVSIVILISSIITFLVTKGKDRTKEKQENKTPFFKAFISVLKNKMFLILLFAFIIATIGRTFNSAIALYYYEFRLGLKESLVVINILLPFFLVLLLSIGFWVWIAKKIGKKIPAFLGVFCLGVLTVIAYPLFPYGELRPPLIVAFIGGICAGSILIMDSILTDVVDYDEFKTGEKREGLYFGIWKMGVKFSQAFGIAITGFLLDMIGFQNGAPTQSQEVGFRLAMIFGPGVGFFFIFGSILFLFFPLTDKKHIQVQRILLKRKQKGTLLKEELS, from the coding sequence ATGAACCAAACAAAACTAAAACTCCCCATAAAAATGGGATATGGATTGGCAGAAACTGGCATAACAGCCGTTCAACTATTCACACAAATCTATCTACTTAAATTTTACACTGAAATTGTAGGCCTAAATTCTAGTTTGGCCGGGATTGCTCTTTCCATTTCTGTGATCTGGGATGCTGTCAGTGACCCTCTGATGGGCAGAATTTCGGATCATACGCATTCCAAATGGGGACGCCGAAGACCTTATATCCTTTTTGGTGGAGTTTTACTATCGCTTGCAGTCCTACTGCTCTTTTCTCCTCCTCACCTAACAACACAAATAGGAAAATTTTCTTACCTTTTGTCAGTTTATCTATTTGTAAACACAGCCATGACCATAATCTCCGTTCCTCATATTGCCTTAGGAGGAGAATTGAGTTTCGAAAGAAATGAAAGGACTTCTGTTTTTGGATGGAGATTGTTCTTTAGTAACATAGGTATGCTCGTTGGAATGATTGTTCCTGCTGCCATTTTACAATCTTTAGGTGATGAATCTTCCAAAGAAAATATCATTCTCTCTCGCACTACGGCAGGAGAAATTGTTTCTATAGTTATTTTGATTTCTTCCATCATTACATTTCTTGTGACGAAAGGAAAAGACAGAACTAAAGAAAAACAGGAAAATAAAACCCCATTCTTTAAAGCATTTATATCCGTTTTAAAAAACAAAATGTTTCTCATTTTGCTTTTTGCCTTTATCATCGCAACCATCGGAAGAACCTTTAATTCCGCCATTGCACTTTACTACTATGAATTTCGTTTGGGGCTCAAAGAATCTTTGGTTGTCATCAATATCCTACTTCCATTTTTTTTAGTTCTTCTCCTTTCGATTGGATTTTGGGTTTGGATCGCTAAAAAAATTGGGAAAAAAATCCCTGCATTTCTCGGAGTTTTTTGTCTAGGAGTTCTAACTGTCATCGCCTATCCCCTGTTTCCTTATGGAGAATTAAGACCTCCACTCATAGTAGCTTTTATCGGAGGAATCTGTGCCGGATCCATCCTCATCATGGATTCCATCTTAACTGATGTAGTCGATTACGATGAATTCAAAACAGGAGAAAAACGAGAAGGATTGTATTTTGGAATTTGGAAGATGGGTGTTAAATTTTCACAAGCCTTTGGAATTGCCATCACTGGATTTTTGCTGGATATGATTGGATTTCAAAATGGAGCACCTACGCAATCACAAGAAGTAGGATTTCGTCTTGCGATGATTTTTGGACCTGGAGTTGGATTCTTTTTTATTTTTGGTTCCATTCTCTTTTTGTTTTTCCCACTCACTGACAAAAAACACATCCAGGTTCAAAGAATCTTATTGAAACGAAAACAAAAAGGCACTCTCCTTAAGGAAGAATTATCATGA
- a CDS encoding nucleotidyltransferase family protein has product MATVEFLDSDSIQNSLKNYKKELDSLGVETIHLFGSVARNEANQNSDIDFLVKFKPGMKSFDNYIDLTFLLEDLFNVKVDLLTTDSISGSLKTSLESESVLIEV; this is encoded by the coding sequence ATGGCGACGGTTGAATTTTTAGATTCAGACTCTATTCAAAATTCCTTAAAAAATTACAAAAAGGAGCTGGATTCATTAGGAGTGGAGACGATTCATCTTTTTGGATCGGTCGCAAGAAATGAAGCAAATCAAAATAGCGATATTGATTTCCTAGTTAAATTCAAACCTGGAATGAAAAGTTTTGATAATTACATTGATCTAACTTTTTTATTGGAAGACCTCTTTAACGTAAAAGTTGATCTATTGACTACTGATTCTATCTCGGGTTCTCTTAAAACTTCTCTAGAAAGTGAGTCAGTTCTAATTGAAGTCTGA
- a CDS encoding adenylate/guanylate cyclase domain-containing protein, with protein MKPGRTLQFIAFLLIYFIVPFCACLFTLLFANYTASAFLPDQFLALFEATQIKNDLTLAIFTWAPFPIITLILFFYSLPIAKFLFSTKGCNFISEERARHRIVHSPLTISILGFIGWEISNFLSVCRIDALFPEAPHQSIVTVSILFGFWGLFAFAFSYATTTYLNKLLIIPCVFPEGGLGKYAHGKQFSIVTKQFIFWAASTLFPIVLLIFGILLRTGQNIFNLHELVHNDVLFEVIAIMLVFSFAFAMSFASSLQHPLNQIEKATELIKEQKFDTRVKIFSSDELGLLGDAVNEMAEGLAERERIKDTFGRIVDPRVRDYLLSNEHSLGGKVVEASILFSDLRDFTTLSEKRKPEEVLYILNRYFQEMSNAIEIHGGFINKFIGDAILAVFGTPMPMADHAERAFATALQMQKNLDSLNAQFLKEGLTELKMGIGIHTGSLLVGNIGSANRMEFTVIGDTVNTASRVEGLCKGLKKNLLLTENTSILLPENIRSKLQSEGEYELKGRETKERIYSYSEAE; from the coding sequence ATGAAACCAGGTCGCACTCTACAATTCATTGCCTTTTTACTAATCTATTTTATTGTTCCTTTTTGTGCCTGTTTGTTTACACTTTTATTTGCCAACTATACTGCCTCTGCTTTTTTGCCTGACCAGTTCTTAGCGTTATTCGAAGCCACTCAAATCAAAAATGATCTAACACTCGCTATATTCACTTGGGCACCTTTCCCCATCATTACCCTCATTTTATTCTTTTATAGTTTACCAATTGCAAAATTTCTTTTTTCTACCAAAGGTTGTAACTTTATCTCAGAAGAAAGGGCTCGCCACCGAATTGTTCACTCACCATTAACAATTAGTATCTTAGGATTTATCGGTTGGGAGATTTCCAATTTTTTAAGTGTATGTCGTATCGACGCACTTTTTCCAGAAGCCCCTCACCAAAGTATCGTTACAGTTTCTATTTTATTCGGATTTTGGGGTTTATTTGCCTTTGCCTTCTCTTACGCCACAACCACTTACTTAAATAAACTCCTGATCATACCTTGTGTATTTCCGGAGGGTGGACTTGGAAAATATGCACACGGTAAACAATTCTCAATTGTCACAAAACAATTTATTTTTTGGGCCGCCTCAACTCTTTTTCCCATCGTACTTCTGATCTTTGGGATTTTACTCAGGACAGGCCAAAACATTTTTAATTTACATGAACTTGTTCACAACGATGTTCTATTTGAAGTCATCGCCATTATGCTTGTTTTTTCCTTTGCTTTTGCAATGTCATTTGCATCCAGTCTGCAACATCCACTCAATCAAATTGAAAAAGCAACAGAACTCATCAAAGAACAAAAGTTTGATACCAGGGTAAAAATTTTTAGCTCCGATGAACTCGGACTACTGGGTGATGCGGTAAACGAAATGGCGGAAGGACTTGCGGAAAGAGAAAGGATCAAAGATACATTTGGTCGAATTGTAGATCCTAGAGTCAGAGATTATTTACTTTCCAATGAACATAGTTTAGGTGGAAAAGTGGTAGAAGCTTCAATATTGTTTTCAGACCTCAGAGATTTTACTACACTTTCGGAAAAAAGAAAACCGGAAGAAGTTTTGTACATCCTCAACCGTTATTTTCAAGAAATGAGTAATGCCATTGAAATCCATGGTGGTTTTATCAATAAATTCATTGGGGATGCCATCCTTGCCGTATTTGGGACACCTATGCCAATGGCAGACCACGCCGAACGTGCGTTTGCAACGGCTCTGCAAATGCAGAAAAATTTAGATTCACTCAATGCTCAATTTTTAAAGGAAGGACTTACCGAACTCAAGATGGGAATTGGAATCCATACAGGGAGCCTTCTTGTCGGAAATATCGGATCTGCCAATCGAATGGAATTTACAGTGATTGGAGATACAGTCAATACCGCTTCTCGAGTGGAAGGACTTTGTAAAGGTTTAAAGAAAAATCTTCTTCTCACTGAAAACACATCTATCCTTCTACCAGAAAACATTAGATCCAAATTACAGTCCGAGGGTGAATATGAATTGAAAGGGAGAGAGACCAAAGAAAGGATTTATTCTTATTCAGAGGCCGAATAA
- a CDS encoding lysophospholipid acyltransferase family protein translates to MENTVDQVKKNVENIKKFVTPFFNLAVNTTVYGYHNIVPNGKLILTCNHRSDMDPFVIGSVFPRFISWIAAEYTTRIPLFKDLVEKTGTIPMAIDGNISMASIKKVQQVFKNGDVLGIFPEGHDYMVQNDFSAPLANFHSGFAAFSLRNKVDILPTVIIPDEETVTDYPIPPLVRAFMGMPKEVCDIKRRVVYKKINVVFGEVIKYENYAHLPLDKGMVEVSNETKRRMGELQKVDYLKK, encoded by the coding sequence ATGGAAAACACCGTAGACCAAGTCAAAAAGAATGTTGAGAACATCAAAAAGTTTGTCACTCCGTTCTTCAATTTGGCGGTAAACACAACAGTCTACGGTTACCATAACATTGTACCCAATGGCAAACTCATCCTCACTTGCAATCATAGAAGTGATATGGATCCCTTTGTGATTGGTTCGGTATTCCCTCGGTTCATTTCTTGGATCGCTGCTGAGTATACCACTCGCATTCCTCTCTTCAAAGATCTGGTGGAAAAAACAGGAACCATTCCTATGGCCATCGATGGCAATATCTCTATGGCCAGTATCAAAAAGGTACAACAGGTCTTTAAAAATGGAGACGTGTTAGGAATTTTTCCTGAAGGCCATGACTATATGGTGCAAAATGATTTTTCTGCCCCACTCGCCAATTTCCATTCGGGATTTGCTGCCTTTAGCCTTCGGAACAAAGTGGACATCCTTCCCACAGTCATCATTCCCGATGAAGAAACAGTCACAGACTATCCCATCCCACCATTGGTACGTGCCTTTATGGGGATGCCAAAAGAAGTTTGTGATATCAAACGCCGTGTGGTTTATAAAAAAATCAATGTTGTGTTTGGGGAAGTGATCAAATACGAAAACTATGCTCACCTACCGCTTGACAAGGGTATGGTGGAAGTTTCGAACGAAACCAAACGCAGAATGGGTGAATTACAAAAAGTAGATTATTTAAAAAAGTAA
- the fliD gene encoding flagellar filament capping protein FliD: MPAYTMPGLMTGQNTNDIVKKLVELERRPIKRWETENEYAKAQMQIWGEVKNLSTNLQTKTRALVSFTAPFATKSVSSSEEGVITGEASRAAKSGNRALEITEMASKHQLSGVAVDTDIRMPEGSFTIYSGKSKETVTFPGGGLSELTNSIKNMAGGLADTSIIKIDKDSSILTVTSVKTGKKNELQFSDPNGILKLAGLVGENKVSLEDTKQLLSLDVSKSKFWDLTKFKKSEIETEKLIQSEEGITIKPDTAFSIPIAVTEIKERAFVEVEIVGEAPAVMEMGIGFEKEGSVRNKFLPINKTESKYIFLAGDFASDKNLTAIILSNAATTPVLIKSVTLVTPPAPGTAEPLKVLQEGKDLKIKIDGVEITRESNEGIADVLEGISFNVHKVTEEPVTLKIHVDHAKGSALIKEWVDAYNELMKFSKEVTSVEKNGKISDKKESDDSKSADISRDFWDNKSKSGILAGENAILRLIASLKTTANSYYPATKDNGFRVLTDIGISTGAVGSNWEKIQDGLLQIDQERLIAVLSENPDGVRDLFASDPNNDAKMEEGVGIRLLEILKPYNQYASGIVTSKVKLLEESVAGNNKKIKEHESHLISFEAKLKQRFLYMEQGVGKNKSVGNYLQNNMFRGNGGE, translated from the coding sequence ATGCCAGCATACACCATGCCGGGTCTAATGACTGGGCAAAATACAAACGATATCGTTAAAAAACTGGTCGAACTCGAACGCCGGCCCATCAAACGATGGGAAACCGAGAACGAATACGCCAAAGCACAGATGCAAATCTGGGGCGAGGTGAAAAATCTTTCCACCAACCTCCAAACCAAAACCCGAGCTCTTGTTTCCTTTACCGCTCCGTTTGCAACCAAATCAGTTTCTTCTTCGGAAGAAGGTGTGATCACCGGTGAGGCTTCTCGTGCCGCTAAGTCCGGAAACAGAGCCTTAGAAATTACTGAAATGGCAAGCAAACACCAGTTATCTGGTGTTGCAGTGGATACCGACATCCGAATGCCAGAAGGTAGTTTTACAATCTACTCCGGAAAATCCAAAGAAACAGTTACCTTTCCTGGTGGGGGACTGAGTGAACTCACAAATTCCATTAAAAATATGGCAGGGGGACTTGCGGACACATCCATCATTAAAATTGATAAGGATTCCTCCATCCTCACTGTCACTTCTGTAAAAACCGGCAAAAAAAATGAACTCCAATTTTCCGATCCCAATGGAATTTTGAAACTAGCAGGTCTAGTTGGTGAAAACAAGGTTAGTTTAGAAGACACAAAACAACTGTTATCTTTAGATGTTTCCAAATCAAAATTTTGGGACCTAACCAAGTTTAAAAAATCGGAAATCGAAACCGAAAAACTAATCCAATCCGAAGAAGGCATTACAATCAAACCTGATACTGCCTTTTCGATTCCTATCGCAGTGACAGAAATCAAAGAGAGAGCTTTTGTCGAAGTAGAAATCGTGGGAGAAGCTCCTGCTGTGATGGAGATGGGAATTGGATTTGAAAAAGAAGGAAGTGTTCGTAATAAATTCCTTCCCATCAACAAAACAGAATCCAAATACATTTTTTTAGCTGGTGATTTTGCCAGTGATAAAAATTTGACTGCTATCATTCTTTCCAATGCGGCAACCACTCCGGTTCTGATTAAATCAGTAACTCTTGTAACTCCTCCAGCACCGGGAACGGCTGAACCATTAAAAGTATTACAAGAAGGGAAAGACCTTAAAATCAAAATTGATGGTGTGGAAATCACTCGTGAATCCAATGAAGGAATTGCGGATGTATTGGAAGGAATTTCGTTTAATGTTCATAAGGTGACTGAAGAACCAGTTACATTAAAAATTCATGTGGACCATGCAAAAGGTTCTGCCCTCATCAAAGAATGGGTGGATGCTTACAATGAACTCATGAAGTTTTCAAAGGAAGTCACTTCTGTTGAAAAAAATGGAAAGATCTCTGATAAAAAAGAAAGTGATGATTCCAAATCGGCAGACATCTCGCGTGATTTTTGGGACAACAAGTCCAAATCTGGGATCCTTGCCGGTGAAAACGCTATCTTAAGACTGATTGCTTCTTTAAAAACAACAGCAAACTCGTATTATCCGGCAACCAAAGACAATGGATTTCGAGTACTAACCGACATTGGAATTTCCACAGGAGCAGTGGGATCCAACTGGGAAAAAATCCAAGACGGACTTTTGCAAATTGATCAAGAAAGACTGATTGCTGTCCTGTCTGAAAATCCAGATGGGGTGCGGGACTTATTTGCCTCCGATCCAAATAACGATGCAAAGATGGAAGAAGGAGTAGGAATTCGCCTACTCGAAATTCTCAAACCTTATAACCAATATGCTTCTGGAATTGTCACAAGCAAAGTGAAACTTCTGGAAGAAAGTGTCGCAGGAAATAATAAAAAAATCAAAGAACATGAGTCTCATCTCATTAGTTTTGAAGCCAAACTGAAACAACGGTTTCTCTACATGGAACAAGGTGTGGGGAAAAACAAATCGGTTGGGAACTATTTACAGAATAATATGTTTAGAGGGAACGGTGGGGAATGA
- a CDS encoding HAD family hydrolase → MALFLDLDNTLLPSKPAYEFAIGECVKDWNERKLGGDFLSLYEAARKKVKNQLEGHSSNRLRLLCFKLMLDVVKNQSNLKLEDVTNLTAQSGFQTKDIVDVLWMEERYHFHFLSYLKTEAKKEIYQTKLFPKLVALSERFPIFLTTNETLRTQLLKVSSFLPDSFRFTLITSEEVGFEKPSTKFFSYVLEATKENPADCILLGDNWEDDVLGANRHGIASIHIPTMWGDGAGVAEYPFESSAPIWTAPNTVLALDFAELWLHKRQK, encoded by the coding sequence ATGGCTTTGTTTTTGGACTTGGACAATACACTTCTTCCTTCGAAACCGGCATACGAATTTGCCATTGGAGAATGCGTAAAAGATTGGAACGAACGAAAGTTAGGTGGTGATTTTCTTTCTTTATATGAAGCGGCTAGAAAAAAAGTAAAAAACCAACTAGAAGGCCATAGTTCCAACCGTTTGCGGTTACTTTGTTTTAAGTTGATGTTGGATGTTGTTAAAAATCAATCTAACTTAAAATTAGAAGATGTAACCAATCTAACGGCCCAAAGTGGATTCCAAACAAAAGACATAGTTGATGTTTTGTGGATGGAAGAAAGATACCATTTTCATTTTTTGTCTTATTTGAAAACGGAAGCCAAAAAAGAAATCTATCAAACCAAACTATTTCCTAAACTCGTGGCCTTATCCGAACGGTTCCCAATTTTTTTAACCACCAACGAAACTTTAAGAACTCAATTATTAAAGGTATCTTCTTTTTTACCGGATTCTTTTCGTTTTACTTTGATCACTTCTGAAGAAGTGGGATTTGAAAAACCATCCACAAAATTTTTCTCTTATGTATTAGAAGCGACCAAAGAAAATCCAGCGGATTGTATTTTGCTTGGAGATAATTGGGAAGATGATGTTCTGGGAGCCAACCGACATGGCATTGCAAGCATTCACATTCCTACAATGTGGGGGGATGGTGCGGGTGTAGCGGAGTATCCTTTTGAATCTTCGGCACCGATTTGGACAGCACCGAATACAGTTCTTGCTTTAGATTTTGCTGAATTATGGCTTCACAAGCGTCAAAAATAA